The window TGTCCGCAGACAGAAGCCAGCAGGCATGATCGGAGCACGACTCCATCATACTCTTGCCCAGCTGGCCATCACGCTCTGCCGCAAGGCACAAGCCGCAACCGGTCTCCAGGAGGTGGCCCTGTCTGGCGGGGTTTGGCAGAATCAACTCCTGCTGGACTTGGTCCGCCAGGGCCTGGAAGAACAGGGCCTGACCGTGTATTGCCATCAACTGGTTCCCTGCAATGACGGTGGCCTTGCTTTGGGTCAGCTTGCTGTGGCGAGTCATCAAATAGAATAGAGTACCCAGGGTTCGGCGCAGGGGCGATCGGCGGTCGCCCTTGCTTAACCACAACGGAGACATTCCGGGGCACGGCACGCCGTTCCCCTACGGATTATGGAATACGCTCCATTTAATCGTCTCAGGGAAACACCCTGAGTATCTTCATATAATCTGAGAACACCCATGTGTCTTGCTATCCCAGGAAAACTCACAGAAATATATCAGAAGGATAAACTCCGTATGGCCAAGATCGACTTTGGCGGTGTAGCCAAGGAGATCTGCCTGGAATTTGTCCCTGAAGCGGAATTAGGCGATTACGCCCTGGTCCATGCAGGCTTTGCCATCAGCCTGATGAACGAGACCGAGGCCCAGGAAAATATCCAGCTGATTCAGGAGGTCTCGCGCTTTGACGATGAAGTATCTTGACGAATACCGCGACCCAGCCCAGGTCAAGACCCTGCTCCAGAAGATAGAGGAACTTGTCAGCCAGCACTGGGTGATCATGGAGATCTGCGGCGGCCAGACCCACTCCTTTCTTCGCCACGGCCTGAATACCCTCCTGCCCCCACAGGTTGAGTTGGTCCACGGTCCTGGCTGCCCGGTCTGCGTGACCCCGCTGGAGCAAATTGACAAGGCCATTGCCATTGCCTCCCGTCCCGAGGTCATCTTCACCTCCTACGGTGATATGTTGCGGGTGCCCGGTTCCAGCACGGATCTCTTTTCCGTGCGCGCCAAGGGAGGCGACGTGCGGGTGGTCTACTCGCCCCTGGAGGCGGTCCAGCTTGCCGAGGCCCATCCTGACAAGGAGGTGGTCTTCTTTGCCATCGGCTTTGAGACCACGGCCCCGGCCAATGCAATGGCGGTCCTGCTGGCCCAGCGGAAGGGAATCACTAACTTCTCTATCATCACGGCTCAGGTTCGGGTACCGCCAGCAATGGAGGCCATTCTTCAGGCCGAATCCTGCCGGGTTCAGGGTTTTCTGGCGGCAGGCCATGTCTGCGCAGTCATGGGCTTCCACGAATATCTCCCTCTGGCGGAAAAATACCAAGTACCCATCGTGGTGACCGGCTTTGAGCCTGTTGATCTGCTCCAGGGTCTGTACGCAACTATCAGGCAACTGGAAGCAGGACAGGCCCAGGTGGAAAATCAATACCAGCGTGCGGTCAGTGAACAAGGCAATCAGGCGGCCCAACAGAGCATCGAAAAAGCCTTCCAGCCTGTTGACCGCAAATGGCGCGGCATCGGCACTATCCCGCAAAGTGGCTGGGGCCTGCGCCCTGAGCTGACTGCCTTTGATGCGGAATTAAAATTTGAGGTCCAGGATATCCTCACCCAGGAATCACCGCTCTGCATTGCAGGTGAGATCCTCCAGGGTCTGAAAAAAACCGTGGAATGCCCTGCCTTTTGCTCAGAATGCACACCGCAGAATCCACTCGGAGCCCCTATGGTTTCCTCGGAAGGGGCCTGCGCGGCCTATTACAGGTACCATCGATAGATATCATCGGGAGTTAGAACCTTGGGCGTATCTATGGCTTAGGAGGATGCCAATTTTCTGCGCCCGGTGTTAAAACACCGGGCTATTTTCGGCAGTCCCTCCGGGACGCTGTTTCCCGGCTGTCCCCGCCCCGGAGGGGCGATTGATAATAGCCCACCGTTTTAACGGTGGGCGGTGAAGGCAGAAGACTCAAGTTCTTCCGATGCCGAGTATACTGCCCCCCATTCGTAGATACGCCCTAAGACCTCTTCCCAGATGAGAGAACAATATAGAACGATTATGGATAAACCGAATTTTGCAGGTGCTGCCTGCCCTACCCCGCATCAAGCCAAAGAAACCGTCCTGCTCGGACACGGCTCTGGCGGCACCCTGAGCCGGGAGCTGGTTGAACAGGTCTTTCTCCCGGAGCTGGGTGAGGCAGCCCCGCGCACCCTGGACGATGCCGCAATCATTGAGACGGCGAAGCAGGGACAACGCCTCGCCCTGAGCACGGATTCTCATGTGGTTGAACCGCTTTTCTTTCCCGGCGGAGATATCGGTCATCTGGCCGTCTGCGGGACCGTCAATGATCTGGCAATGATGGGGGCAAGGCCCTTGGCACTGACCTGCGGCTTTATCCTGGAAGAGGGTCTGCCCTTTGCCACTCTCCGGCAGGTGCTGGCCTCCATGCGGGTCGCTGCTGAGGAGGCTGGTATTTACTTTGCTGCGGGCGACACTAAGGTGGTGCAGCGCGGTAGTGCTGATAAGATGTTCATCAATACCTCCGGGGTCGGCGTGGTGGATCAGGGCGTACAGGTCTCCGGGGCCAATGCCCGACCTGGAGATGTCATCATTGTCTCCGGCACTCTGGGTGACCACGGCATCACCGTGCTGGCGACCCGTGAGGGACTGGGTTTTGAGACCGATCTGGCAAGCGATGCAGCTCCGCTTAACCATCTGGTCCAGGCCATGCTGGCCGCCGGAACGATCCATGTGCTCCGTGATCCCACCCGAGGTGGGCTGGCAACCTCCCTGGTGGAGATCTCCGAGCAATCCCAGGTCACCCTGCTGATTGAGGAGGACAAGCTCCCGGTAAAACCTGCGGTTCGGGCAGCCTGTGAAATGTTGGGCTTTGATCCGCTCTTTATCGCCAATGAGGGCAAGCTGGTCGCCTTTGTCCCACTGGAGGATGCTGAGGCCGTGCTGGCCACCATGCGTCAGACCAAGTACGGGGAAGATGCTACGATTATAGGGCGGGTTCTTGAGGCAGGAAAGGCACAGGTGCAGCTCCGAACAGCTATCGGCGGCACCCGGCTTTTGGATATGCTACCTGGAGAGCTGCTGCCGAGGATTTGTTAAGCGGTGTTGAGTCGCGCTGATCTGTAGCAGCGTCATCCTGCGGCGTCGCAGAGCCTTTCTAACCTTGTGCAGAGCGATCCGTAGCTATCGTAGAACGATTCTTCGGAGGCTCTGAGCCATGCTAACCTGTCGCAGCGTCATCCTGCGGCGTTGCAGAGCCTTCCTAACCTTGTGCAGAGCGATCCGTAGCTATCGCAGAACGATTCTTCGGAGGCTCTGAGCCATGCTAACCTGTCGCAGCGTCATCCTGCGGCGTCGCAGCACCATGCTAACCTTGTGCAGGACGATCCGTAGGTGTCGAAGAACGATTCGTCGGAGGTGCAGAGCCTCGCGAATCTATCGCAGAGGCATTCTGAGACAGTGAATCATGATGATGCGCAATGTTTTTGTCATCATTCGGTAGTATTTCGTCATGATTCAACACAAATTGGTCATCATTCGCCTGTGACGCAAGGCAATCCCCTGGTGACGGAACATGCTTCCGCTCATGCAAATATAGATTTTTCTATTTTTGCACCCTGAAAACCCGGTGCGCGGGGCATCGGGGTATTTGTTTTGACAGAGACGGGAGGAACGGGTAGCATCAAAGGTCGATGCTGTCGGGATTAAGCTGCCTGCTGTTGTTAAAGCATCCCCTGGAAACAGGATCAGCAATAAAAGTACCCCGAACGGCTGATTATGCCTACAGGAGAACAACAGATGACAACTCCGACACGAACCCGGAAAAAGCCGCCCGAACCCAATCGGCTGGCAGAATTTCTTGCCATGCTTGAGACCCGAACCAAGCTCCTGGCCTTTTTCTTCGGCCTCTGCTTTGTTGCTGTTCTGCTCATTCTGGCTATCGGTTTTCCACATCCTACGACATTTCAATACACGGTCTTCCGCATCACCCTTGCCTTGGCTGCTGCCGGAGTTGCCGGGGTCATTCCCGGTATGATCCGCCTGAAGATGCAGCCCAATGCCCGGTTACTGCTACATGCCGGTGGTGCCCTGGCTGTCTTTGTCCTGGTCTATCTCTTCCCTCCGGCAGATATGCGCAGCCAACCCGCAGAGAACGGGGGCAATCCGACTGCCCCGACCTTCGGCAGCATCCTGACCATTGAACAGTACAAGAACGATCTGCTTGAGCAGCATGAAAGATACTTTCAGGAAAAGCAGAAGCGGGAAGAGATTGAGGAGAAACTGGCTCGTCTGGAAGAGAGCTATCAGGAAAAACTACAACTGTTACAAGACGCTCAGAAGAAATTGCAGCAAATGGCTGGCATCCTGCCCAAGGAGCAGCTGGCTCAGGCCGAAGAACAGCTGGCGCAGGGTAAGACCGAGTTGGCTGAGCAGCTTTTTGACCGGGCGGCTGAGGAGTCAGGACAGACTGCGGCACAGGCCCTGTTCCAGAGCGGACGTCTGGCCGAGGATCGGTTGGATTACGCCAAGGCTATGCGGCAGTACAGAAAGGCGGTGACTCTTGAGGAGGATAACCCGGATTACCTGTTAGCTGCCGGGAATATGGCCCGCACGATTGGTGACTATGAACAGGCACAGAAGTGGTTATCAAAGCTGGTGACAATTATCAAGGGCGGGAAGGATGAGGACAGATGTCAATCCTGCGCCTTTAATGACTTGGCCGTGTTGTATTTATATATGGGTCGTTATGCAGAAGCAGAATCCTTATTAAAAGACGACTTGGTGATCAAGAAGCAGGGACTCGGCAAAGATCATCCAAAAGTCGCAACTACCCTGAGCAATCTGGCTGCACTGTATCGACTTCAAGGCCGCTACGAGGAAGCCGAGCCGCTCTACAAGCATGCGCTGAAGATCGGGGAGGATAAACTCGGTAAAGACCACCCTGACGTGGCAACCGCCCTGAACAATCTGGCCCTGTTGTATGATGCGCAGGGCCGCTACGAGGAAGCAGAGCCGCTCTACAAGCGTTCGCTGGAGATTTGGGA is drawn from Candidatus Electrothrix aestuarii and contains these coding sequences:
- the hypE gene encoding hydrogenase expression/formation protein HypE; translated protein: MDKPNFAGAACPTPHQAKETVLLGHGSGGTLSRELVEQVFLPELGEAAPRTLDDAAIIETAKQGQRLALSTDSHVVEPLFFPGGDIGHLAVCGTVNDLAMMGARPLALTCGFILEEGLPFATLRQVLASMRVAAEEAGIYFAAGDTKVVQRGSADKMFINTSGVGVVDQGVQVSGANARPGDVIIVSGTLGDHGITVLATREGLGFETDLASDAAPLNHLVQAMLAAGTIHVLRDPTRGGLATSLVEISEQSQVTLLIEEDKLPVKPAVRAACEMLGFDPLFIANEGKLVAFVPLEDAEAVLATMRQTKYGEDATIIGRVLEAGKAQVQLRTAIGGTRLLDMLPGELLPRIC
- a CDS encoding HypC/HybG/HupF family hydrogenase formation chaperone, which codes for MCLAIPGKLTEIYQKDKLRMAKIDFGGVAKEICLEFVPEAELGDYALVHAGFAISLMNETEAQENIQLIQEVSRFDDEVS
- a CDS encoding tetratricopeptide repeat protein, encoding MTTPTRTRKKPPEPNRLAEFLAMLETRTKLLAFFFGLCFVAVLLILAIGFPHPTTFQYTVFRITLALAAAGVAGVIPGMIRLKMQPNARLLLHAGGALAVFVLVYLFPPADMRSQPAENGGNPTAPTFGSILTIEQYKNDLLEQHERYFQEKQKREEIEEKLARLEESYQEKLQLLQDAQKKLQQMAGILPKEQLAQAEEQLAQGKTELAEQLFDRAAEESGQTAAQALFQSGRLAEDRLDYAKAMRQYRKAVTLEEDNPDYLLAAGNMARTIGDYEQAQKWLSKLVTIIKGGKDEDRCQSCAFNDLAVLYLYMGRYAEAESLLKDDLVIKKQGLGKDHPKVATTLSNLAALYRLQGRYEEAEPLYKHALKIGEDKLGKDHPDVATALNNLALLYDAQGRYEEAEPLYKRSLEIWEEKLGKDHPDVATSLNNLAGLYESQGRYEEAEPLYKRALEIVEKSLGKDHPDVATTLNNLANLYQEQGRYEKAEPLYQRSLEIVEKSLGKEHPHVASALNNLALLYKTQGRYEEAEPLYKRSLEIRENKLGKDHPDVATTLNNLALLHGAQGRYKEAEPLYQRAIAIMKAKFPGGHSYLDIFQANYDALKKKMAEKQ
- the hypD gene encoding hydrogenase formation protein HypD; the protein is MKYLDEYRDPAQVKTLLQKIEELVSQHWVIMEICGGQTHSFLRHGLNTLLPPQVELVHGPGCPVCVTPLEQIDKAIAIASRPEVIFTSYGDMLRVPGSSTDLFSVRAKGGDVRVVYSPLEAVQLAEAHPDKEVVFFAIGFETTAPANAMAVLLAQRKGITNFSIITAQVRVPPAMEAILQAESCRVQGFLAAGHVCAVMGFHEYLPLAEKYQVPIVVTGFEPVDLLQGLYATIRQLEAGQAQVENQYQRAVSEQGNQAAQQSIEKAFQPVDRKWRGIGTIPQSGWGLRPELTAFDAELKFEVQDILTQESPLCIAGEILQGLKKTVECPAFCSECTPQNPLGAPMVSSEGACAAYYRYHR